The proteins below come from a single Serratia ficaria genomic window:
- the waaA gene encoding lipid IV(A) 3-deoxy-D-manno-octulosonic acid transferase, which produces MLLRLYQVLLYLIQPLIWLRLLLRSRKAPAYRKRWAERYGFCAGKVVPGGIMLHSVSVGETLAAIPLVRALRHRYPYLPITVTTMTPTGSERVQSAFGKDVHHVYLPYDLPGAMNRFLNQVNPKLVIIMETELWPNLINALHQRQIPLVIANARLSARSAAGYKKIGGFVRDMLRRITLIAAQNQEDGDRFVELGLKRSQLTVTGSLKFDISVTPELAARAVTLRRQWAPRRPVWIATSTHEGEESILLAAHRKLLEKHPDLLLILVPRHPERFPTAKDLVQKAGFSYTLRSSGEIPSGSTQVVIGDTMGELMLLYGIADLAFVGGSLVERGGHNPLEAAAHAIPVLMGPHTFNFKDICAKLSQAEGLITVTDVDSLVKEVETLLTDEDYRRYYGRHAVEVLYQNQGALQRLLQLLEPHLPPRSH; this is translated from the coding sequence ATGTTGCTGCGTTTATATCAGGTACTACTCTACCTCATCCAACCCCTGATCTGGCTCCGCCTGCTGCTGCGCAGCCGCAAAGCTCCAGCCTACCGTAAACGCTGGGCAGAGCGCTATGGCTTCTGCGCCGGCAAAGTGGTGCCAGGCGGCATCATGCTGCATTCCGTCTCCGTCGGCGAAACGCTGGCCGCCATCCCGCTGGTGCGGGCGCTGCGCCACCGCTACCCCTATTTACCGATAACTGTGACCACGATGACCCCGACTGGTTCAGAGCGCGTGCAGTCCGCCTTCGGTAAAGACGTACATCATGTCTATCTGCCTTACGACCTGCCCGGCGCCATGAATCGCTTTCTGAACCAGGTGAATCCCAAGCTGGTGATCATCATGGAAACCGAGCTGTGGCCAAACCTGATCAACGCGCTGCACCAGCGCCAAATTCCGCTGGTGATCGCCAACGCGCGCCTTTCCGCCCGTTCGGCCGCCGGCTATAAAAAAATAGGCGGTTTTGTCCGCGACATGCTGCGCCGCATTACGCTGATCGCCGCCCAAAATCAGGAAGACGGCGATCGCTTCGTTGAACTCGGCCTGAAGCGCTCACAGCTGACCGTGACCGGCAGCCTGAAGTTCGATATCTCCGTCACGCCGGAACTGGCTGCCCGCGCCGTCACCCTGCGTCGCCAATGGGCGCCGCGCCGCCCGGTATGGATCGCCACCAGCACCCATGAAGGCGAAGAAAGCATTCTGTTGGCGGCGCACCGCAAACTGCTGGAAAAACACCCTGACCTGTTGCTGATTCTGGTGCCGCGCCATCCGGAGCGCTTCCCTACCGCCAAAGATCTGGTGCAGAAAGCCGGCTTCAGCTACACCCTGCGCAGCAGCGGCGAAATTCCTTCCGGCAGCACCCAGGTGGTGATCGGCGACACCATGGGCGAGCTGATGCTGCTGTACGGCATAGCCGATCTGGCCTTTGTCGGCGGCAGCCTGGTCGAACGCGGCGGGCATAACCCGCTGGAGGCCGCCGCTCACGCCATCCCGGTGCTGATGGGCCCGCATACCTTCAACTTCAAGGATATCTGCGCCAAGCTGTCGCAGGCCGAAGGGCTGATCACCGTGACCGACGTAGATTCGTTGGTGAAAGAAGTGGAAACCCTGCTGACCGACGAAGACTACCGCCGTTACTATGGCCGCCATGCGGTGGAAGTGCTGTATCAAAATCAGGGAGCGCTGCAGCGCCTGCTGCAGCTGCTGGAACCGCATCTGCCGCCCCGGAGCCACTGA
- a CDS encoding glycosyltransferase family 2 protein: protein MSDRKRLSVVMIAKNEAGLLPDCLRSVDWADEIVVLDSGSQDDSVAIAESMGAKVFSHTDWQGFGKQRQLAQNHASHDYILMIDADERVTPELRQSIERVLAAPDDEAVYSCARRNLFLGRFMRHSGWYPDRVNRLYANRRYRYNDDLVHESLNIGSAKVIPLSGDLLHLTCRDFFAFQRKQLRYAEEWANQRHQAGKRCGYLSILTHALGAFCKTWLLRAGFLDGKQGLLLAVVNAQYTFNKYAALWALGRNYSEK from the coding sequence ATGAGCGACCGCAAACGCCTGTCGGTGGTGATGATCGCCAAGAACGAAGCCGGGCTGCTGCCGGATTGCCTGCGCTCGGTCGACTGGGCGGATGAGATAGTGGTGCTGGATTCCGGCAGCCAGGACGACAGCGTCGCCATCGCCGAAAGCATGGGCGCGAAAGTCTTTAGCCATACCGACTGGCAAGGCTTCGGCAAGCAGCGTCAGCTGGCGCAAAACCATGCCAGCCACGACTATATTCTGATGATCGACGCCGACGAGCGCGTGACCCCCGAGCTGCGCCAATCCATTGAACGGGTGCTGGCCGCGCCGGACGACGAAGCCGTTTACAGCTGCGCGCGCCGCAACCTGTTCCTCGGCCGCTTTATGCGCCACAGCGGCTGGTATCCGGATCGGGTCAACCGGCTGTACGCCAACCGTCGTTACCGCTACAACGACGATCTGGTGCATGAATCGCTCAATATCGGCAGCGCCAAAGTGATCCCGCTCAGCGGCGATCTGTTGCATCTGACCTGCCGCGATTTTTTCGCCTTCCAGCGCAAGCAGCTGCGCTATGCCGAAGAGTGGGCCAATCAGCGCCATCAGGCTGGAAAACGCTGCGGCTATCTGTCGATCCTGACCCACGCCCTTGGCGCCTTCTGCAAAACCTGGCTGCTGCGCGCCGGCTTCCTCGACGGTAAACAGGGGTTGCTGTTAGCGGTGGTCAACGCGCAATATACCTTCAATAAATATGCCGCATTATGGGCATTGGGCCGCAACTACTCAGAGAAGTGA
- the coaD gene encoding pantetheine-phosphate adenylyltransferase: MTSKAIYPGTFDPMTNGHLDLVTRASLMFDHVILAIAASPSKKPLFSLEERVALATQVTSHLDNVEVLGFSELMAHFAAHQNANILVRGLRAVSDFEYELQLANMNRHLMPTLESVFLMPSEEWSFISSSLVKEVARHGGDIAPFLPDVVTRALMEKLAAQ; this comes from the coding sequence ATGACCAGCAAAGCCATCTATCCCGGGACTTTCGATCCCATGACCAACGGCCACCTGGATTTAGTGACGCGCGCGTCATTGATGTTCGATCACGTGATTCTGGCCATCGCCGCCAGCCCGAGCAAAAAGCCGCTGTTCAGCCTGGAAGAACGGGTGGCGCTGGCGACCCAGGTCACCTCGCATCTGGATAATGTGGAAGTGCTGGGTTTCAGCGAGTTGATGGCGCACTTCGCCGCTCATCAGAACGCCAATATCCTGGTGCGCGGCCTGCGTGCGGTGTCGGACTTTGAATACGAACTGCAGCTGGCGAACATGAACCGGCATCTGATGCCGACGCTGGAAAGCGTGTTCCTGATGCCGTCCGAAGAGTGGTCGTTTATCTCCTCCTCGCTGGTGAAGGAAGTGGCCCGCCACGGCGGCGACATTGCGCCCTTCCTGCCGGATGTCGTCACCCGGGCGCTGATGGAAAAGCTCGCCGCCCAATAA
- the mutM gene encoding bifunctional DNA-formamidopyrimidine glycosylase/DNA-(apurinic or apyrimidinic site) lyase translates to MPELPEVETSRRGIEPYLVGHSIQYAVVRNARLRWPVSEQILTLSDQPVLSVQRRAKYLLIELQRGWIIVHLGMSGSLRMLREENEDEAGKHDHVDLVISNGMILRYTDPRRFGAWLWCEDLAASNVLAHLGPEPLSEAFDGDYLYEKSRNKRTLIKPWLMDNKLVVGVGNIYASESLFTAGILPDRQAGSLSKAEAALLAETIKAVLLRSIEQGGTTLRDFLQSDGKPGYFAQELQVYGRAGEPCRTCGTPIESAKHGQRSTFFCRRCQR, encoded by the coding sequence ATGCCTGAATTACCAGAGGTTGAAACCAGCCGACGCGGTATTGAACCTTATCTTGTCGGCCACAGCATCCAGTACGCGGTGGTGCGCAACGCACGCCTGCGCTGGCCGGTTTCCGAGCAGATCCTGACGCTGAGCGACCAGCCGGTGCTCAGCGTGCAGCGCCGGGCGAAATACCTGCTGATCGAGCTGCAGCGCGGCTGGATCATCGTCCACCTCGGCATGTCCGGCAGCCTGCGCATGCTGCGAGAGGAAAACGAAGATGAGGCCGGCAAGCACGACCACGTCGATCTGGTGATCAGTAACGGCATGATCCTGCGCTATACCGATCCGCGCCGTTTCGGCGCCTGGCTGTGGTGTGAGGACCTGGCGGCCAGCAACGTGCTGGCGCACCTTGGGCCGGAGCCGCTGAGCGAGGCGTTCGACGGCGACTACCTGTATGAAAAATCCCGCAACAAGCGCACCCTGATCAAACCCTGGCTGATGGATAACAAGCTGGTGGTGGGGGTCGGCAATATTTACGCCAGCGAATCGCTGTTTACCGCCGGGATCCTGCCCGATCGTCAGGCGGGATCGTTAAGCAAGGCGGAAGCGGCGCTGTTGGCGGAAACCATCAAGGCGGTGCTGCTGCGCTCCATTGAGCAAGGCGGGACCACGCTGCGCGACTTCCTGCAGTCGGACGGCAAGCCGGGATACTTCGCGCAGGAACTGCAGGTGTATGGGCGGGCCGGCGAACCCTGCCGCACCTGCGGCACGCCGATAGAGTCCGCCAAGCACGGGCAGCGCAGCACCTTCTTCTGCCGGCGCTGCCAGCGTTGA
- the rpmG gene encoding 50S ribosomal protein L33 produces MAKGVREKIKLVSSAGTGHFYTTTKNKRTKPEKLELKKFDPVVRQHVIYKEAKIK; encoded by the coding sequence ATGGCTAAAGGTGTTCGCGAGAAGATCAAGCTGGTTTCTTCTGCTGGTACTGGTCACTTCTATACCACCACGAAGAACAAGCGTACTAAGCCGGAAAAATTGGAACTGAAGAAATTCGATCCAGTTGTCCGCCAGCACGTGATCTACAAAGAAGCTAAAATTAAATAA
- the rpmB gene encoding 50S ribosomal protein L28 translates to MSRVCQVTGKRPVSGNNRSHAMNATKRRFLPNLHSHRFWVEAEKRFVTLRVSAKGMRVIDKKGIETVLADLRARGEKY, encoded by the coding sequence ATGTCCCGAGTCTGCCAAGTTACTGGCAAGCGCCCGGTGAGCGGTAACAACCGTTCCCACGCAATGAACGCGACCAAACGCCGTTTTCTGCCTAACCTGCACTCACACCGTTTTTGGGTTGAGGCTGAGAAGCGCTTTGTAACTCTGCGTGTATCTGCTAAAGGTATGCGTGTTATCGATAAGAAGGGTATTGAGACGGTCTTGGCCGATCTGCGTGCCCGTGGTGAGAAGTATTAA
- the radC gene encoding RadC family protein, translating to MSNQAIALWPGALAPREKLLSHGAAALSDAELLALFLRTGLPGLHVMQLAEQLLRQFGSLYHLMSADHQLFCSQKGLGNASYAQLQAISELAFRFFSSHLAQENAMLNPRITQHYLQSLLANHEREVFLVLFLDNQHRVIRHQEMFAGTISSVVVYPREIVRAALKANAAAIILAHNHPSGKAEPSHADRLITEQVVNACQLLEIRVLDHLVIGRGECVSFAERGWL from the coding sequence ATGAGCAATCAGGCGATCGCATTGTGGCCAGGCGCGTTGGCGCCGCGGGAAAAACTGTTGAGTCATGGCGCGGCGGCGCTGTCCGATGCGGAGCTGCTGGCCCTGTTTCTGCGCACCGGGCTGCCGGGTCTGCACGTGATGCAGTTGGCGGAGCAGCTGCTGCGCCAATTCGGTTCGCTGTATCACCTGATGTCGGCCGACCATCAGCTATTTTGCAGCCAGAAAGGTTTGGGGAACGCCAGCTACGCGCAGCTGCAGGCGATTTCAGAGCTGGCGTTCCGCTTTTTTTCCAGCCATCTGGCACAGGAAAACGCCATGCTCAACCCGCGCATCACCCAGCATTACCTGCAGAGTTTGCTGGCGAACCATGAGCGCGAGGTGTTTTTGGTACTGTTTTTAGACAATCAGCACCGGGTTATTCGCCATCAGGAGATGTTTGCTGGTACCATCAGCAGCGTCGTCGTCTACCCGAGAGAAATTGTGCGCGCAGCGTTGAAGGCTAATGCAGCCGCCATCATTCTGGCGCATAATCACCCCTCGGGTAAGGCTGAACCCAGTCACGCCGACCGTTTGATAACCGAGCAAGTGGTTAATGCCTGCCAGTTATTGGAGATCCGAGTGCTTGATCATTTGGTGATCGGTCGGGGTGAATGCGTCTCTTTTGCCGAGCGCGGATGGCTTTAA
- the coaBC gene encoding bifunctional phosphopantothenoylcysteine decarboxylase/phosphopantothenate--cysteine ligase CoaBC, translating into MMTGLSGKHIVLGISGGIAAYKCPELVRRLRDRGAEVRVVMTGAAKAFITPLTLQAVSGHPVADDLLDPAAEAAMGHIELGKWADLVILAPATADLLARVAAGMANDLLTTVCLATDAPIAAAPAMNQQMYRAAATQANLQTLQARGMLLWGPDSGSQACGDVGPGRMLDPLDIVELANGHFSTPQDLQHLQVMITAGPTREALDPVRYISNHSSGKMGFAIARAAAARGAQVTLIAGPVNLPTPPWVTRVNVTSALEMEQAVQQRAAQQNIFISCAAVADYRPEQIADEKIKKQGDEIVLKMVKNPDIVAGVAAMAKNRPFVVGFAAETQNVEEYARQKLARKKLDLICANDVSLAEHGFNSDTNALHLFWQDGEKRLALSDKALLGQRLIDEIVSRYDEKNRR; encoded by the coding sequence ATGATGACGGGACTTTCCGGCAAACATATTGTGCTTGGCATCAGCGGCGGCATCGCCGCCTACAAATGCCCAGAGCTGGTGCGCCGCCTGCGAGACAGGGGCGCGGAGGTGCGTGTGGTAATGACCGGCGCGGCCAAGGCGTTCATCACGCCGCTGACGCTGCAGGCCGTTTCCGGCCACCCGGTCGCCGACGATCTGCTGGATCCCGCCGCCGAAGCCGCCATGGGCCATATCGAGCTCGGCAAATGGGCGGATCTGGTGATTCTGGCCCCGGCGACCGCCGATCTGCTGGCGCGCGTCGCCGCCGGCATGGCCAACGATCTGCTGACCACCGTCTGCCTGGCCACCGACGCGCCCATCGCGGCCGCGCCGGCCATGAACCAGCAGATGTATCGCGCCGCCGCAACCCAGGCCAACCTGCAAACGCTGCAGGCACGCGGCATGCTGCTCTGGGGGCCGGACAGCGGCAGCCAGGCCTGCGGCGACGTCGGCCCGGGGCGCATGCTGGACCCGCTGGACATCGTCGAGCTGGCGAACGGCCATTTTTCCACACCGCAGGATCTGCAACATTTGCAGGTTATGATCACCGCCGGCCCCACGCGTGAAGCGCTGGATCCGGTGCGTTACATCAGCAACCACAGCTCCGGCAAGATGGGCTTCGCCATCGCACGCGCCGCCGCCGCCCGCGGCGCACAGGTCACGTTGATCGCCGGGCCGGTCAACCTGCCGACGCCGCCTTGGGTCACCCGCGTGAACGTCACCAGCGCGCTGGAGATGGAGCAGGCGGTGCAACAGCGCGCCGCTCAGCAGAATATTTTCATTTCCTGCGCCGCCGTCGCCGATTATCGCCCCGAACAGATCGCCGATGAAAAAATTAAAAAACAGGGTGATGAGATCGTCCTCAAGATGGTAAAAAACCCCGACATCGTCGCCGGCGTGGCGGCCATGGCTAAAAATCGACCGTTTGTCGTGGGGTTTGCCGCCGAAACCCAGAATGTGGAAGAATACGCGCGGCAAAAACTGGCGCGTAAGAAGCTGGATCTAATTTGCGCTAATGATGTATCGCTTGCAGAGCATGGGTTCAACAGTGACACCAATGCGCTGCACCTTTTTTGGCAGGATGGAGAAAAGCGCCTGGCGCTGAGCGACAAGGCACTCCTTGGCCAACGTTTAATAGACGAGATAGTCAGCCGTTATGATGAAAAAAATCGACGTTAA
- the dut gene encoding dUTP diphosphatase — translation MMKKIDVKILDPRIGQDFPLPTYATPGSAGLDLRACLDSAVELAPGETTLLPTGLAIHIADASLAAVILPRSGLGHKHGVVLGNLVGLIDSDYQGQLMVSVWNRGQKSFTIEPGERIAQMVFVPVVQAEFNLVEEFDSSERGAGGFGHSGRH, via the coding sequence ATGATGAAAAAAATCGACGTTAAGATCCTCGACCCGCGCATCGGTCAGGATTTCCCGCTACCGACCTACGCCACCCCTGGCTCCGCCGGCCTGGACCTGCGCGCCTGCCTGGACAGCGCGGTGGAACTGGCGCCGGGTGAAACCACGCTGCTGCCTACCGGCCTGGCGATTCATATCGCCGACGCCAGCCTGGCTGCGGTGATCCTGCCGCGCTCCGGCCTCGGTCATAAACACGGCGTGGTGCTGGGCAACCTGGTCGGCCTGATCGACTCCGATTATCAGGGCCAGCTGATGGTGTCCGTTTGGAACCGCGGCCAGAAGTCCTTCACCATCGAGCCGGGCGAACGCATTGCGCAGATGGTGTTCGTGCCGGTAGTGCAGGCCGAATTCAATCTGGTGGAAGAGTTCGACAGCAGCGAACGTGGCGCCGGCGGCTTTGGCCACTCGGGCCGCCACTAA
- the slmA gene encoding nucleoid occlusion factor SlmA, translating to MAEKENTKRNRREEILQALAQMLESSDGSQRITTAKLAANVGVSEAALYRHFPSKTKMFDSLIEFIEDSLITRINLILQDEKETFNRLRLILLLVLGFAERNPGLTRIMTGHALMFEQDRLQGRINQLFERIEAQLRQVLKERKLREGKGFIVDETLLASQLLAFCEGMLSRYVRSEFRYRPTQEFDGRWPLLAAQLQ from the coding sequence ATGGCAGAAAAAGAAAATACCAAAAGGAACCGGCGCGAGGAAATATTGCAGGCGTTAGCCCAGATGCTGGAATCCAGCGACGGCAGCCAGCGTATCACCACCGCCAAGCTTGCCGCTAACGTCGGTGTCTCCGAAGCTGCGCTGTATCGGCATTTTCCCAGTAAAACGAAGATGTTCGACAGCCTGATCGAGTTTATTGAAGACAGCCTGATCACCCGCATCAACCTGATTTTACAGGACGAAAAAGAGACGTTTAACCGCCTGCGCCTGATTTTGCTGCTGGTGCTGGGCTTTGCGGAACGCAACCCGGGGCTGACGCGCATCATGACCGGCCACGCGCTGATGTTTGAGCAGGACCGCCTGCAGGGCCGCATCAACCAGCTGTTCGAACGCATCGAGGCGCAGCTGCGCCAGGTGCTGAAGGAGCGCAAGCTGAGGGAAGGGAAAGGCTTTATCGTCGATGAGACGCTGCTGGCCAGCCAACTGCTGGCGTTCTGCGAAGGCATGCTGTCGCGCTACGTGCGCTCCGAATTCCGCTACCGCCCCACGCAGGAATTCGACGGCCGCTGGCCGCTGTTGGCGGCTCAGCTGCAGTAA
- the pyrE gene encoding orotate phosphoribosyltransferase, translating into MKAYQRQFIEFALNKQVLKFGEFTLKSGRTSPYFFNAGLFNTGRDLALLGRFYAEALMDSGIDFDLLFGPAYKGIPIATTTAVALAEHHERDVPYCFNRKEAKTHGEGGTLVGSPLQGRVMLVDDVITAGTAIRESMEIIGASGATLAGVLISLDRQERGRADISAIQEVERDYHCKVISIVTLKDLITYLEEKPEMAASLAAVRAYREQYGV; encoded by the coding sequence ATGAAAGCCTATCAGCGCCAGTTTATCGAGTTCGCGCTTAACAAGCAGGTATTGAAATTCGGCGAGTTCACCCTGAAATCCGGCCGCACCAGCCCATATTTCTTCAACGCCGGCCTGTTTAATACCGGGCGTGATCTCGCGCTGTTAGGGCGTTTTTACGCCGAAGCGCTGATGGACTCCGGCATTGATTTCGATCTGCTGTTTGGGCCGGCGTATAAAGGCATTCCGATCGCCACCACCACGGCGGTGGCGCTGGCGGAACATCACGAGCGCGATGTGCCTTACTGCTTTAACCGCAAGGAAGCCAAGACCCATGGCGAAGGCGGCACGCTGGTGGGCAGCCCGCTGCAGGGCCGCGTGATGCTGGTGGACGATGTGATCACCGCAGGCACCGCGATCCGCGAGTCGATGGAAATTATCGGCGCCAGCGGCGCAACCCTGGCGGGCGTGCTGATCTCGCTCGACCGTCAGGAACGCGGCCGCGCGGATATTTCCGCCATTCAGGAAGTGGAGCGTGACTATCACTGCAAGGTGATCTCTATCGTGACGCTGAAGGATTTGATTACGTATCTGGAAGAGAAGCCGGAAATGGCGGCGAGCCTGGCGGCGGTGCGCGCCTATCGCGAGCAGTACGGCGTCTAA
- the rph gene encoding ribonuclease PH has translation MRPAGRAPQHVRPLTLTRHYTKHAEGSVLVEFGDTKVLCTATVEEGVPRFLKGQGQGWITAEYGMLPRSTHSRNAREAAKGKQGGRTLEIQRLIARSLRAAVDLKKLGEFTITLDCDVLQADGGTRTASISGACVALADALNALVANGKLKANPMKGLVAAVSVGIVNGEALCDLEYVEDSAAETDMNVVMMEDGRMIEVQGTAEGEPFSHDELLALLALARGGIETIFQAQKAALAD, from the coding sequence ATGCGTCCTGCAGGCAGAGCACCACAACACGTTCGCCCACTGACACTGACCCGTCACTATACCAAACACGCAGAAGGCTCAGTGCTGGTTGAGTTTGGCGATACCAAAGTTTTGTGCACCGCCACGGTAGAAGAGGGCGTTCCGCGCTTCCTGAAAGGCCAGGGCCAGGGGTGGATCACCGCGGAGTACGGCATGCTGCCGCGCTCTACCCACAGCCGCAATGCGCGCGAAGCCGCCAAAGGCAAGCAGGGCGGCCGTACCCTGGAAATCCAGCGCCTGATCGCCCGCTCGCTGCGCGCCGCGGTCGATCTGAAAAAGCTCGGTGAGTTCACCATCACCCTGGACTGCGACGTCCTGCAGGCCGACGGCGGTACCCGCACCGCCTCCATTTCCGGCGCCTGCGTGGCGCTGGCCGATGCGCTGAATGCGCTGGTGGCCAACGGCAAGCTGAAAGCCAACCCGATGAAAGGGCTGGTGGCGGCGGTGTCCGTCGGCATCGTCAACGGCGAAGCGCTGTGCGACCTGGAGTATGTTGAAGACTCCGCAGCGGAAACCGACATGAACGTGGTGATGATGGAAGACGGCCGCATGATCGAAGTGCAGGGCACCGCCGAAGGCGAGCCGTTCAGCCACGATGAGCTGCTGGCGCTATTGGCGCTGGCCCGAGGGGGCATCGAAACCATCTTCCAGGCGCAGAAAGCGGCGCTGGCGGACTGA
- a CDS encoding YicC/YloC family endoribonuclease, with translation MIRSMTAYARREIKGEWGSAAWELRSVNQRYLETYIRLPEQFRSLEPVIRERIRGRLTRGKVECNLRFELDPSAQSSMILNEKLAKQLVEAANWVKMQSDEGEIDPIDVLRWPGVMSAQEQDLDAISAELMQALDGALDDFIAARESEGTALKALIEQRLDGVSAEVVKVRAQMPNILQWQRERLVSKLEEAQVQLENTRLEQELVLMAQRIDVAEELDRLEAHVKETRNILKKKEAVGRRLDFMMQEFNRESNTLASKSINAEVTTSAIELKVLIEQMREQIQNIE, from the coding sequence ATGATCCGCAGCATGACCGCCTACGCCCGGCGTGAAATCAAGGGTGAATGGGGCAGCGCAGCCTGGGAGCTGCGTTCCGTTAACCAGCGTTACTTAGAAACCTACATCCGCCTGCCGGAACAATTCCGCAGCCTTGAGCCGGTGATCCGCGAACGTATCCGTGGCCGTCTGACCCGTGGCAAAGTCGAGTGCAACCTGCGCTTCGAACTGGACCCGAGCGCGCAAAGCTCGATGATCCTGAACGAAAAACTGGCCAAACAGCTGGTCGAAGCCGCCAACTGGGTGAAAATGCAGAGCGACGAAGGGGAAATCGATCCGATCGACGTACTGCGCTGGCCGGGCGTGATGTCCGCTCAGGAACAGGATCTGGACGCCATCAGCGCCGAGCTGATGCAGGCGCTGGACGGCGCGCTGGATGACTTCATCGCCGCGCGCGAAAGCGAAGGCACCGCGCTGAAAGCCCTGATCGAGCAGCGTCTCGACGGCGTCAGCGCCGAGGTGGTCAAGGTGCGCGCCCAGATGCCGAACATTCTGCAGTGGCAGCGCGAGCGTCTGGTCAGCAAGCTGGAAGAAGCCCAGGTGCAGTTGGAAAACACCCGCCTGGAGCAAGAGCTGGTGCTGATGGCGCAGCGCATCGACGTGGCCGAAGAGCTGGACCGCCTGGAAGCGCACGTGAAGGAAACGCGCAACATCCTGAAGAAAAAAGAAGCCGTGGGCCGTCGCCTCGACTTTATGATGCAAGAGTTCAACCGCGAATCGAATACGCTGGCTTCCAAATCGATCAATGCCGAGGTCACTACCTCCGCTATCGAGCTGAAGGTGCTGATCGAGCAGATGCGCGAGCAGATCCAGAACATCGAATGA
- a CDS encoding NupC/NupG family nucleoside CNT transporter: MPQILQFIMALVVIIALALLVSNDRKKIRLRYIIQLLVIEGALAYFFLHSASGLSVVKHVAGFFEILLTYAAQGSEFVFGGMSKDGMAFIFLGVLCPIIFISALIGILQHFRILPLVIRLVGTLLSKVNGMGKLESFNAVSTLVLGQSENFIAYKGIIGDISPRRMYTMAATAMSTVSMSIVGAYMSMIDAQYVVAALILNMFSTFIILSIINPYQVEDEPELKLSKLHEDQSFFEMLGEYILAGFKIAMIIAAMLIGFIALISAVNALFSAVFGISFQQILGYVFYPLAWLIGIPAQDALRAGSIMATKLVANEFVAMIELKKIAAEMTPRGLGILSVFLVSFANFASIGIVAGAIKGLNERQGNVVSRFGLKLVYGATLVSLLSAAVAGLVL, from the coding sequence ATGCCGCAAATTCTGCAATTTATTATGGCCCTGGTGGTGATCATCGCCCTGGCGCTGTTGGTCAGCAATGACCGCAAAAAAATCCGCCTGCGTTACATCATTCAGCTGCTGGTGATCGAGGGCGCACTGGCCTACTTCTTCCTGCATTCAGCCAGCGGCCTCAGCGTGGTCAAGCACGTCGCCGGCTTCTTCGAAATTCTGCTCACCTACGCCGCGCAAGGTTCGGAATTTGTGTTTGGCGGCATGAGCAAAGACGGCATGGCGTTCATCTTCCTCGGCGTGTTGTGCCCGATAATCTTTATTTCCGCGCTGATCGGCATTTTGCAGCATTTCCGCATTCTGCCGCTGGTTATCCGCCTGGTCGGCACCCTGTTGTCCAAGGTCAACGGCATGGGCAAGCTGGAATCGTTCAACGCCGTCAGCACCCTGGTGCTGGGGCAATCGGAAAACTTCATCGCCTACAAGGGGATCATCGGCGATATCTCGCCGCGCCGCATGTACACCATGGCCGCCACCGCCATGTCGACGGTATCGATGTCGATCGTCGGCGCCTATATGTCGATGATCGACGCCCAATACGTGGTGGCGGCGCTGATCCTCAACATGTTCAGCACCTTCATTATCCTCTCGATCATCAACCCCTATCAGGTCGAAGACGAACCGGAGCTGAAGCTGAGCAAGCTGCATGAAGACCAGAGCTTCTTCGAAATGCTGGGCGAATATATCCTGGCCGGCTTCAAGATTGCGATGATTATCGCCGCGATGCTGATCGGTTTTATTGCGCTGATCTCCGCCGTCAACGCGCTGTTCTCCGCCGTATTCGGCATCAGCTTCCAGCAGATCCTGGGCTATGTGTTCTATCCGCTGGCCTGGCTGATCGGTATTCCGGCACAGGACGCGCTGCGGGCCGGCAGCATCATGGCGACCAAGCTGGTGGCCAATGAATTTGTGGCGATGATCGAACTGAAAAAAATCGCCGCAGAGATGACGCCGCGCGGGTTGGGCATCCTGTCGGTGTTCCTGGTATCGTTCGCCAACTTTGCCTCTATCGGCATCGTCGCCGGGGCGATCAAAGGGTTGAACGAACGCCAGGGCAACGTGGTTTCCCGCTTTGGCCTGAAGCTGGTTTACGGCGCCACGTTGGTCAGCCTGCTGTCGGCCGCCGTCGCCGGGCTGGTGCTGTAA